The Corallincola holothuriorum genomic interval TGCTGATCAAAGTATGTCGCCCTTCGGCTGCAGCTTGTCGGGCAAGCGTGCCAATGACGTCATCGGCTTCGACCCCATCCACCATCAACAGCGGTAGCCCCATATTTCGAATAATTTCGTGCAACGGAGCGATCTGGCAGCGCAAATCATCTGGCATCGACGGTCGCTGGGCCTTGTATTCCGGAAACATATCATCACGGAAAGTTTTACCCTTGGCGTCAAACACCACAGCAATATGCGAAGGATCGAACTGTTTCAGTAACGAGCGCAACATATTAACCACACCATAAACCGCTCCCGTTGGCTCACCGGCTGAATTGGTCAAATGCGGCGGCGAATGATAGGCGCGATAAAGGTAAGAAGAGCCGTCAACAAGAACAAACGGATTGGCCGGGATCGTGGTCATGGGTCACTCTATAGTTTGATGGAGAGCAGCAAGGATGCCATAGCTTGAATAGTCGTTGTAGTTTAACAAGGCTTTGGCATGAAATGACGATTGAAATCGCTCGCTGCGCAGGAAATTTGTGGATAACTCTGTGTGGGAAATAGTAAACCCTCCGTCGGCATGGCCTACAGAGTAGCTATAAAAATAAAAAATATACGACTAAAAACAGCAGCTTAGGTAAGATGATCGAGCAATTCCTAGCTCTCGATGTGATTCCGTTTTTGCTGTGAATAACATTTTATTAGTACTGCGGAGAAGGCGGTCAATAATTAACCAGCATCACAGTAGCGAAAGAGATTACCACATCAGATTTTCATTGCCAGATCCTAATGGAGGTTTTTTAATAGAAATTTGAGACGTGTCATATCGAAAAATTACATACTAAAAACTTGCGTTATCGGAACAAGGAATTAGCAATGAAAAAAGTAGCAGTTATTCTCAGTGGATCTGGTGTTTTTGACGGTGCCGAGATCCACGAAACGGTGATCAGTCTTTTAGCGCTCAGCCGAGCAGGAGCTGAATACCAATGCTTTGCACCTAATATCGCCCAGCATCATGTCGTTAATCACCTGACCGGCGAAGTGACAGAAACAGAGCAGCGAAATGTGCTGGTTGAAGCCGCTCGAATAGCCCGTGGCGAGATCCAAGATGTTGCGCAACTAAACGCTGCCGATTTTGACGCATTACTGTTACCCGGCGGCTTTGGTGCCGCGAAAAACCTATCGGACTTCGCCTTCAAAGGCGCTGAGTGTCAGGTAGATGCAAACGTACTAAAAGCGTGTCAGGCGTTTGCCACTGCCGGCAAAGTAGCGGCCTACCTGTGTATCTCGCCGATCCTGATCCCACAAGTCTATGGCCATGGCGCTAAAGGCACCATTGGCACAGACAGTGAAACGGCTAAAGCCTTTAACCAGCTTGGTGGTGAGCATCAAGCGTGTGCGGTAACCGAGATCTGCGTTGATCAAGAACGAAAAGTGATCAGTACACCCGCTTATATGCTGGCAGAAAACATCGCTGAAGCAGCGGTGGGAATAGAGAAAGCTGTAGACCAGTTACTGGCTATGGCCTAATCCTAGAGCCGCTTAGCCCACCAGTGTGGCGTAGTTTGCTAATAGCTAGTAAACCACGCCATATCTTTTGCTATGGAAATTTATAACCTAATGTAATTGTTAGCTTTATATCTTTGGCACGACTTCTGCTTTTTATTGCTCAGCAACCGCTAAGCCAACATCAATGCAAATAAGAACAGGAGTCAACATGGGCATGTTTCTACCAACCGTTATTCTCGCCAGTCTACTGGTCTCGACCCAAACATGGGCTGAACAGCCCACTCGTACCTTTGAGCAAACGCTATCATTGCAAGGTGTCCAGACCCTGGCGATCGGCGTGCATGTTGGCTCGATCAAAATCTTACCCACCGCAAGCGATGAGCTGCAGTTTACGCTGCAAGTTGACGAGCGCGATGGCTGGTTTACTGAGGCGGTAAATAACGCCAATCTGCTTATCGAAAAGAGTGATGGCGTGCTCTCAATCTCCCTGGCTGAAGATAGCTATCAGGAAAAGTGGGTGCTGTACCTGCCTAAGCAGATAACACTAGATCTTGATGTCGGTGTAGGTGCCGCTGACATCGCCGATTTAGCGCAAAGTGCCGAGATTAACGTTGGGGTAGGAGATGTCGCGGTGTCTCTGCCCATCGCTACCTTTCAGCAGGTCAAAGGCGTCAGTGGAGTAGGTGATATTGATATTGAAACCCCAGATAACTCCGCCAGTGAAGAGCGCCATTTAGTGGGTAATGAAAGTCATTGGCAGGGAACAAATACCGATGGTTACTCGCTGTCGGTGGAGGTCGGTGTGGGTAGTGCTGAAATAGAGTTACGCTCAGGACAGAGCTAGTATCAGACTTAACAGGGAGAAAAATAAAGGCTCAATCAATGAGCCTTTATTTTTTGTCACTCAATTGACGTATCAATCAAAAACCACAGTGCGATTGTTATGGGCGATCACTTTCTGATTAATGTGACGCCAGATAGCGCGGGAAAGCACCACCTTCTCCACATCGCGCCCCTTACGTACCAGGTCATCTACCGTATCGGTATGACGCACATGAGCCACATCCTGCTCGATAATTGGGCCAGCATCGAGCTCCGCGGTCACATAGTGACTGGTGGCACCGATGATCTTCACCCCGCGCGCATAGGCAGAATGATAAGGCTTTGCGCCAGGGAAAGCCGGCAAGAAGCTGTGATGAATGTTAATCACGCGATTAGGGAACTGCTGGATAAAATCGTCAGACAAGATCTGCATATAGCGAGCCAGCACAATAAAATCGACATCATGGGCCTGCAGTAAAGCTTTCTGCTCCGCCTCAACGTCTGCTTTTGTCTCTTTGGTGACAGGCAGGTGATAAAACGGGATACCAGCAGCCTCTGCCGCGGCCTGCATCTTGGTGTGATTACTGATAATCAATGGGATCTCGAGATCCCATTCACCGCTCTGATAACGCGCCAGCATGTCATATAAACAGTGCTCATGCTGCGACACAAACACCGCCATACGAGGCTTACGATCAGAGAAACTGAGTTGCCATTGCATCTCATAAGGATTCGCTAACGCTTTCTCAAAAGCGCCAGACAACGCATCCACAGGAATAGCGAAATCACTCAAATCCCACTCTATCCGCATAAAAAAGCGGTTATCTTCCCGATCCACATGCTGCTCAAGATCAATAACGTTGCCGCCATTGCTATAGATGAACTGTGTAACTATATGTACCAAGCCTTTACGGTCTGGGCAGTTAATTAGCAAAGTGGCAGACGCTGCCGCAGTATTACTCATTGATCCCTTCAACCCTATCTTTATAAGCCGTTCAACTTCAGAGCGTAAGCATACCTGATCCAAATAGATCTGGGCACCGCTCTCATCTCCGACCAGATTGTCATACTAAAGCTGCACAAAACCAGCGACTTGCCTTAGACTGACAACCTAGTATTCCATCAAGTGCCATTAAGGACAGCCATTATGCGCATACTGTTAGCCTTAACTTTGTTTTCCATCATATTGCCGGCACACGCAGCCAGAGAATGGGTGTGGGAAGCCGCACTTATGGCTGGTACCAGCGGCAGTGATAGCTTCACCGAAAGTGACGACAGCGATTACACCCTAGACACGGATAGTGGCGACACCATTGCCTTCACACTTAACCTGTTAGATGGTCACAAAAAAGGCAATAAACTGCAGTATGAGCTTTATCTCGCACAAACAAATACCGATCTTGAACTATTTGATAACAACGGCACTCGTACCACCAGCGACATGGATATTAATTATTACCATTTCGGTGGTACTTATG includes:
- a CDS encoding outer membrane beta-barrel protein codes for the protein MRILLALTLFSIILPAHAAREWVWEAALMAGTSGSDSFTESDDSDYTLDTDSGDTIAFTLNLLDGHKKGNKLQYELYLAQTNTDLELFDNNGTRTTSDMDINYYHFGGTYEFVVRDTGLRPYIGATLGATYFDPEEYSSETNFSMGFAGGLKWFANDYVGLRLDGRAIATAMDSDKQVFCNGGCLVKVDSEIWWQYQVTAGLLVKF
- the elbB gene encoding isoprenoid biosynthesis glyoxalase ElbB, whose amino-acid sequence is MKKVAVILSGSGVFDGAEIHETVISLLALSRAGAEYQCFAPNIAQHHVVNHLTGEVTETEQRNVLVEAARIARGEIQDVAQLNAADFDALLLPGGFGAAKNLSDFAFKGAECQVDANVLKACQAFATAGKVAAYLCISPILIPQVYGHGAKGTIGTDSETAKAFNQLGGEHQACAVTEICVDQERKVISTPAYMLAENIAEAAVGIEKAVDQLLAMA
- the purU gene encoding formyltetrahydrofolate deformylase, which gives rise to MSNTAAASATLLINCPDRKGLVHIVTQFIYSNGGNVIDLEQHVDREDNRFFMRIEWDLSDFAIPVDALSGAFEKALANPYEMQWQLSFSDRKPRMAVFVSQHEHCLYDMLARYQSGEWDLEIPLIISNHTKMQAAAEAAGIPFYHLPVTKETKADVEAEQKALLQAHDVDFIVLARYMQILSDDFIQQFPNRVINIHHSFLPAFPGAKPYHSAYARGVKIIGATSHYVTAELDAGPIIEQDVAHVRHTDTVDDLVRKGRDVEKVVLSRAIWRHINQKVIAHNNRTVVFD